The proteins below are encoded in one region of Lujinxingia sediminis:
- a CDS encoding porin family protein, giving the protein MNATLLKPMTFALALMLSVPLAHISVIGEAQAGPGSILGESRDEDAPRSHRMQRRDRNERRESRSDRRRSRNDRSERQRDRSEGQRDRSERRTTRTTRPRSTSPRPSAARPGARPVGQPRVVTRPGTTRTTRTHVRTRHSTRHTTSVRSTTHIHHTSASDTRSHYNEPASPRSPSASPLDGYLTLGLGVGGFDANQLSESALPGNEFNLGLGVRGELLGFELGFHAGGYSFDPGVSGTNIAVMGLSGDLKLQPSLGIFEPYVMAGLGGYHYQDAILQETALGGAVRLGGGLDLRFNSFGLGLRYLYNVYGFGNDLSFSDGLSARSESLGLNASFYF; this is encoded by the coding sequence ATGAACGCGACCCTGCTAAAGCCAATGACCTTCGCCCTGGCGCTCATGCTCAGCGTGCCCCTGGCTCACATCAGCGTGATCGGCGAGGCCCAGGCTGGCCCCGGTAGCATCCTTGGGGAGTCGCGGGATGAGGATGCGCCTCGCTCTCATCGGATGCAGCGCCGCGATCGCAATGAGCGGAGGGAATCACGAAGCGACCGCCGTCGCTCGCGCAACGATCGCAGTGAGAGACAACGCGATCGCAGTGAGGGACAACGCGATCGCAGTGAGAGACGCACAACCCGCACCACTCGCCCGCGCTCCACCAGTCCGCGCCCCTCGGCAGCACGGCCGGGCGCGCGACCGGTCGGCCAGCCTCGTGTGGTCACGCGCCCCGGCACCACACGCACCACGCGCACCCATGTGCGCACCCGACACTCCACGCGGCACACAACCTCGGTGCGCTCCACCACCCACATCCACCACACCTCCGCCAGCGACACTCGAAGCCACTACAACGAGCCGGCCTCACCGCGCTCACCATCGGCCTCTCCTCTCGACGGCTACCTCACGCTGGGACTGGGCGTAGGCGGCTTCGATGCCAACCAGCTCTCGGAAAGCGCCCTGCCCGGCAACGAATTCAACCTGGGCCTGGGGGTGCGCGGTGAACTGCTGGGCTTCGAGTTGGGCTTCCACGCGGGTGGCTACTCCTTCGACCCGGGCGTCTCCGGCACCAACATCGCCGTGATGGGCCTCAGCGGCGATCTCAAGCTGCAGCCCTCGCTGGGCATCTTTGAGCCCTACGTGATGGCGGGTCTGGGCGGCTACCACTATCAGGACGCTATCCTCCAGGAAACCGCCCTGGGCGGCGCGGTACGCCTGGGCGGCGGCCTCGACCTTCGCTTCAACAGCTTTGGGCTCGGCCTGCGCTACCTCTACAACGTCTATGGTTTCGGCAACGATCTCTCCTTCTCCGACGGCTTAAGCGCGCGCTCGGAGTCGCTGGGGCTCAACGCCTCCTTCTACTTCTAA
- a CDS encoding DUF4388 domain-containing protein, giving the protein MNRSHTGGYVLKFISGKYQGGEFPLELDSEIEIGRGSELDMVLVEDMVSRRHARITSYGGELMIEDFGSTNGTFVNGEKISKSRIKEGDRILIGTNIIKLVHRDSGTEDTGPELSTPMAGDDHHSPTAPPVQPNRTMASPAVNRTMGGTLTGSISGLIEEVPLPDLLQLFSTSRKSGVLVIMGDDIGKIYLRQGRVYFATINDDHELDPYKAFYRLIAWREGTFSLEQPTDESFENEIDESIESLMMEGMRILDEIQNLGPDVPQIHARLSIPSPLIAPLSQLNPEQLDTFQLVLNNGSVSMVLNKSSHGDLETMQGLLHLIRNDYVSTEG; this is encoded by the coding sequence TTGAATCGTTCCCATACAGGCGGCTACGTCCTGAAGTTCATCTCTGGCAAGTACCAGGGCGGTGAATTTCCGCTCGAATTGGACTCCGAGATCGAGATCGGCCGTGGCAGCGAACTCGACATGGTCCTGGTCGAGGATATGGTCTCGCGTCGTCACGCCCGCATCACCAGCTATGGTGGCGAGCTGATGATCGAGGACTTCGGCAGCACCAACGGCACCTTTGTCAACGGTGAGAAGATCTCGAAGTCGCGCATCAAAGAGGGCGACCGCATCCTCATCGGCACCAACATCATCAAGCTGGTCCACCGCGACAGCGGCACCGAGGACACCGGCCCTGAGCTCAGCACCCCGATGGCCGGCGATGATCATCACTCCCCGACCGCCCCGCCGGTGCAACCCAACCGCACCATGGCATCCCCCGCGGTCAACCGCACGATGGGCGGCACGCTCACAGGCTCGATCTCCGGCTTGATCGAAGAGGTCCCCCTCCCCGATCTTCTCCAGCTCTTCAGCACCAGCCGAAAATCCGGCGTGCTGGTGATCATGGGCGACGACATCGGCAAGATCTACCTGCGTCAGGGCCGTGTCTACTTCGCCACCATCAACGACGACCACGAGCTCGATCCCTACAAAGCCTTCTACCGGCTGATCGCCTGGCGCGAAGGTACCTTCTCGCTGGAGCAGCCCACCGACGAGAGCTTTGAGAACGAGATCGACGAGTCGATCGAGTCCTTGATGATGGAGGGGATGCGCATCCTCGACGAAATTCAGAACCTGGGCCCCGATGTCCCCCAGATTCACGCGCGTCTGAGTATCCCCAGCCCGCTTATCGCTCCCCTGAGTCAGCTCAACCCCGAGCAACTCGACACCTTCCAGCTGGTGCTCAACAACGGCTCGGTCTCAATGGTGCTCAACAAGAGCAGCCACGGCGACCTCGAGACGATGCAAGGACTTCTGCACCTGATCCGCAACGACTACGTGAGCACTGAAGGATGA
- the dnaB gene encoding replicative DNA helicase produces the protein MSQAPLRVPPHNEDAERSVLGAILLDNRVLDELSGTLKPEDFYREAHRHIFRAMSALHGRSEPVDVLTLADFLSAEDNLEAAGGATYLTRLSGEVPSAANVGQYSAIVRRKSALRQFIATADELVGECYNDVNDVETFMDDAEQRLFSITQSGQKRGYTSMREVVKSAFDQIEKLYQKSETITGVPSGFIDLDEITAGWQPSDLIIVAARPAMGKTSFTLNMTAHAAIMRKVPAVFFSLEMSNEQLAIRMLCSEARINQSNLRRGSMTEQEWARLIKAAGTLSESKIFLDDTPGLSIMEFRSKCRRLKAEHDIGMIFVDYLQLMSGSQRSKSASREQEISEISRGLKGVAKELNVPIIALAQLNRGVEQRADKRPMMSDLRESGAIEQDADLIGFIYRDEVYYPESEAKGLAEFIIGKHRNGSIGTVHMRFFGPYTRFENLAPEDAARVAALAVAE, from the coding sequence ATGAGCCAGGCGCCCTTAAGGGTGCCTCCCCATAACGAGGACGCCGAGCGCAGCGTGCTCGGTGCGATTCTTCTCGACAATCGCGTCCTCGACGAGCTCTCCGGCACGCTCAAGCCGGAGGACTTTTACCGGGAGGCCCACCGACACATCTTCCGGGCGATGAGTGCGCTGCACGGCCGCTCCGAGCCGGTCGACGTGCTCACCCTCGCAGACTTCTTAAGCGCCGAAGACAACCTGGAAGCTGCCGGAGGGGCCACCTACCTCACGCGGCTCTCCGGCGAGGTCCCCTCGGCGGCCAATGTGGGTCAGTACTCGGCGATCGTGCGCCGAAAGTCGGCGCTACGCCAGTTCATCGCTACCGCCGATGAGCTGGTCGGCGAGTGCTATAACGACGTCAACGACGTCGAAACCTTCATGGATGATGCCGAGCAGCGTCTCTTCTCCATCACCCAGAGCGGGCAGAAGCGCGGTTACACCTCGATGCGCGAGGTCGTCAAAAGCGCCTTTGACCAGATCGAGAAGCTCTACCAGAAGAGCGAGACGATCACCGGCGTACCCAGCGGCTTTATTGACCTCGACGAGATCACCGCCGGCTGGCAGCCCTCCGACCTCATCATCGTCGCCGCGCGCCCCGCCATGGGTAAGACGAGCTTTACGCTGAACATGACCGCCCATGCCGCGATCATGCGCAAGGTTCCCGCGGTCTTTTTCAGCCTGGAGATGAGTAACGAGCAGCTCGCCATTCGTATGCTCTGTAGCGAGGCGCGCATCAACCAGTCTAACCTGCGCCGCGGCTCGATGACCGAGCAGGAATGGGCACGCCTGATCAAGGCCGCCGGCACCCTCTCCGAGTCCAAGATCTTCCTCGATGACACCCCGGGACTCTCCATTATGGAGTTCCGCTCCAAATGCCGCCGGCTTAAAGCCGAGCACGACATCGGCATGATCTTCGTCGACTACCTCCAGCTGATGTCGGGCTCCCAGCGCAGCAAGTCCGCTTCCCGTGAGCAGGAGATCAGTGAGATCTCCCGCGGACTCAAAGGCGTGGCCAAGGAGCTCAACGTACCCATCATCGCGCTCGCCCAGCTCAACCGTGGCGTCGAGCAGCGCGCCGATAAGCGCCCGATGATGAGCGACCTCCGTGAATCCGGCGCCATCGAGCAGGACGCCGACCTCATCGGCTTCATCTACCGCGATGAGGTCTACTACCCCGAAAGTGAGGCCAAGGGGCTGGCGGAGTTTATTATCGGCAAGCACCGTAACGGCTCGATCGGGACGGTGCATATGCGCTTCTTCGGACCCTATACCCGCTTTGAAAACCTGGCTCCGGAAGACGCCGCACGGGTTGCCGCGTTGGCGGTCGCCGAATAA